One genomic region from Athalia rosae chromosome 3, iyAthRosa1.1, whole genome shotgun sequence encodes:
- the LOC105689895 gene encoding MICOS complex subunit MIC27, giving the protein MQGIKFFKKFLMPCGLCAAVPALKPVPPPSNCPTPCEVDDKKLIRPSELPIYTVASQKADPCPTPVNHEPSYLEQGFGTVRRSLSSIFEQYQFVSDTVNNTLETGVAHSQTLYDYLREESNAAPRMGAIGIGALTGLIFGLRGGAFKKTFYTSTGALAVAAFCYPKQASEGVELVKHYANIGYNFAYGIKPGDPQQLEINFPEFSKLKIPTSFDDFIDQVKETGSAAGETIGALTSKASELLSESKQEKSTEEKPKQN; this is encoded by the exons ATGCAGGGAATCAAG tttttcaagaaatttctgatgCCCTGCGGCCTCTGTGCCGCAGTGCCAGCTCTAAAACCGGTCCCTCCGCCTTCGAACTGTCCAACACCTTGCGAAGTTGACGATAAGAAGCTAATCCGGCCATCCGAATTGCCGATTTATACGGTCGCTTCTCAAAAGGCAGATCCATG CCCTACTCCAGTGAACCACGAGCCCTCGTACTTGGAGCAGGGCTTTGGAACGGTCAGAAGATCCTTATCTAGCATTTTCGAGCAGTATCAATTTGTAAGCGACACTGTGAATAACACGTTAGAAACTGGAGTGGCTCACAGTCAAA CACTCTATGATTATCTGAGAGAGGAAAGCAATGCTGCACCTCGTATGGGAGCTATAGGAATCGGTGCCCTTACGGGACTCATTTTTGGTCTTCGAGGCGGAGCTTTTAAGAAGACTTTTTACACAAGCACCGGAGCACTTGCAGTGGCAGCTTTTTGCTATCCAAAACAGGCAAGCGAGGGAGTTGAACTTGTAAAACACTACGCAAACATTGGATACAACTTTGCCTACGGAA taAAGCCAGGGGACCCGCAACAGCTAGAGATAAATTTTCCCGAATTCTCAAAGCTTAAAATACCAACATCCTTCGACGATTTCATCGATCAAGTTAAAGAAACAGGAAGCGCTGCCGGCGAGACAATCGGCGCCTTGACATCTAAAGCTTCGGAGTTATTATCCGAATCAAAACAG GAAAAATCCACCGAAGAGAAACCGAAGCAAAACTAA
- the LOC105689896 gene encoding nuclear cap-binding protein subunit 2: protein MSAPTTPNQISPSVELSSYRDQHFKGSRVEQDRLLRNSTTLYVGNLSFYTTEEQIYELFLKCGDIRRIIMGLDKYKKTPCGFCFVEYYLRADAEQCMRYVNGTRLDDRIIRTDWDAGFIEGRQYGRGKTGGQVRDEYRSDFDGGRGGYGKILQQKVTPVADGAFAR from the exons ATGTCGGCACCGACTACGCCAAATCAGATATCACCTTCGGTTGAGCTGAGTTCATATCGTGACCAGCATTTTAAG GGATCACGAGTCGAGCAAGATCGTCTTCTAAGGAACTCTACCACTCTCTACGTTGGAAACCTTTCTTTTTACACAACTGAGGAACAAATTTACGAGCTGTTTTTAAAGTGCGGAGACATAAGAAGGATCATAATGGGATTAGATAAGTACAAAAAAACGCCTTGCGGCTTTTGCTTTGTGGAATACTACCTCAGAGCCGACGCTGAACAGTGCATGCGATATGTAAATGGAACTCGACTCGATGACAGAATCATCCGTACGGATTGGGATGCGGGATTTATCGAAGGAAGACAATACGGTCGTGGCAAAACCGGTGGACAG GTAAGAGATGAGTATCGATCAGACTTTGACGGAGGTAGAGGTGGCTACGGCAAAATCCTTCAACAGAAAGTTACTCCAGTTGCAGACGGAGCATTTGCCCGCTGA
- the LOC105689892 gene encoding ras-like GTP-binding protein RhoL isoform X1 has translation MCVGKASDEDGKMVSRIRPIKITAVGDGMVGKTCMLITYTTKKFPTEYVPTVFDNYADNICVDGQEFNMTLWDTAGQEDYERLRPLSYPNTDCFLLCFSISARSSYENVASKWHPEIKHHCPNIPIVLVGTKGDLRNKEDMDVITPSECKKMKKKIKAFKYVECSAVQQEGLEEVFVEAIRGVLKKPSQKRLCGIL, from the exons ATGTGCGTTGGAAAAGCATCCGACG AGGACGGAAAGATGGTGTCTCGGATCCGACCGATAAAGATCACAGCGGTCGGCGACGGTATGGTCGGCAAGACGTGCATGCTGATCACATACACGACCAAGAAATTCCCGACGGAATACGTACCAACAGT GTTCGATAATTATGCGGACAACATATGCGTCGACGGACAGGAGTTCAATATGACACTGTGGGATACAGCTGGTCAGGAGGATTACGAAAGGCTAAGACCACTGTCTTACCCAAAC ACGGACTGTTTTCTCCTCTGCTTTTCCATTAGCGCTCGGAGTTCATACGAAAACGTTGCCAGTAAATGGCATCCGGAAATCAAACATCATTGTCCAAATATACCGATTGTCTTGGTCG GAACGAAGGGTGACCTCAGAAACAAGGAGGATATGGACGTTATTACTCCATCGGAGtgcaaaaagatgaagaaaaaaatcaaagcttTCAAGTACGTCGAATGTTCAGCTGTACAGCAAGAGGGACTCGAGGAGGTTTTCGTTGAGGCGATAAGAGGTGTCCTCAAAAAACCTTCGCAAAAAAGGCTTTGCGGAattctttga
- the LOC105689892 gene encoding ras-like GTP-binding protein RhoL isoform X2 has translation MVSRIRPIKITAVGDGMVGKTCMLITYTTKKFPTEYVPTVFDNYADNICVDGQEFNMTLWDTAGQEDYERLRPLSYPNTDCFLLCFSISARSSYENVASKWHPEIKHHCPNIPIVLVGTKGDLRNKEDMDVITPSECKKMKKKIKAFKYVECSAVQQEGLEEVFVEAIRGVLKKPSQKRLCGIL, from the exons ATGGTGTCTCGGATCCGACCGATAAAGATCACAGCGGTCGGCGACGGTATGGTCGGCAAGACGTGCATGCTGATCACATACACGACCAAGAAATTCCCGACGGAATACGTACCAACAGT GTTCGATAATTATGCGGACAACATATGCGTCGACGGACAGGAGTTCAATATGACACTGTGGGATACAGCTGGTCAGGAGGATTACGAAAGGCTAAGACCACTGTCTTACCCAAAC ACGGACTGTTTTCTCCTCTGCTTTTCCATTAGCGCTCGGAGTTCATACGAAAACGTTGCCAGTAAATGGCATCCGGAAATCAAACATCATTGTCCAAATATACCGATTGTCTTGGTCG GAACGAAGGGTGACCTCAGAAACAAGGAGGATATGGACGTTATTACTCCATCGGAGtgcaaaaagatgaagaaaaaaatcaaagcttTCAAGTACGTCGAATGTTCAGCTGTACAGCAAGAGGGACTCGAGGAGGTTTTCGTTGAGGCGATAAGAGGTGTCCTCAAAAAACCTTCGCAAAAAAGGCTTTGCGGAattctttga